Within Magnetococcus sp. PR-3, the genomic segment AGATCACGATGACCCAAACCAGATAGTCGAGCCATTTCCGATCCATGATCAGAAAAAACGTGATCAGCACCATTAACTGAATTTTAAAAAACCGGTCAAATTCACCAAAAGCGCGGCCAGGATTAAATGAGGTATAGGATGTTACGACCGTCCAAAGACAGAACAGAATCCAGAATATGGTGACGCCGTTAATGGGAATACGATATTTCACCTCTTTGTTAAAAATCACACCAGCCAGCGTGATTAGCGCCACAAAAAAGTTAAAACGAAAATCGTATGCGTAGCTCCAGGTCAACCGGTGGGGGTTCATATAGCTCATCATAGCCCATAGCATTAATCCGTATTTAGGGCGGACAAAGGCATAGGGCAAAGAGCCAAAGATGAACAGCGTTAGAATAAGATCACGCATGGGCCTGGAAAAACCTCAACAGCACAAACAGGTTCAGAATTGAGCGTAAAAAACCATGAGAAGACGCCACAACCTCACACGTACCCCCTGGCAGATGGTAGGCGTATTCTCGCTTTTTTTCTCGGGGAACAACAGGTAAAAAGGGTGTTATCCAACCGGTGGAACAAGCTTACGGTAGGGTATTTCATACTGCTGGGCACTCTGTTGCCAGGTCCGCTGCTCGGTCACAAAGCGACGCCCAGCTTGGATTATCGCCTGTCGGGTCTCATGGGGGGGCAAGGTGCGTAAACACTCAACCAACGCTTGCTTATGCCCAGCACAGAACATTAAGCCCGTAACCCCCTCTTTAACCAGTTCTCGATGCCCGCCCACATCAGAAACCAATACCGGACGCCCCAGCGCCATGGATTCTAACGGTTTTAGAGGTGTAACAGTTTCTGTAATACGCTGGGAAAGCCTAGGGTACACCATCCAATCACACAGTGCGTAGTAGTCTGCAACCTCTGTTTGGTCCACCCGCCCGGTCATTCGCACCCTATCCCCACATCCCAGTTGGGTGATCAATGCTTTTAGCGCAGAGGCTTCAGGCCCGCCCCCCACCAGCAGCAGGTTACATGCAACCTCTTGTTCCCGCAGTTGAGCGACCGCTTCAACCAGTAATGAGAGCCCCTCGTACGCATAAAACGAGCCGATAAAACCCAGTATGGGCCCAGCCTTAAACCCAAGCTTTTCACGTAAAGCTACATCGCCCTGATCCGGTAGTGGGGCAAACCGTTCGATATCCACGGCATTGGGAATTAAGGTTATTTTATCCTCAACAATCCCTCGTGCCACCATATCGGTTTTTAACCCATCACAAATGGTGGTCACCGCATGGGCCTGTTTAAGGACGTGGCTCTCCAGCAGACGACTTAACCGATAGCGCACCGATCCTGCATGGGTCTGGCCATGGCTTACAGCGGCATCTTCCCAAAAGGCTCTGACTTCATAGACCAAAGGGATCTTAAAATATCGAGATGCCCACACAGCAGCCATGCCATTGAGTGCCGGACTATGGGCATGTAACAACTGTGGTTTTAGTTGGGGAATAAGAAGACGTAAACGCTGTTTCAGATCTTGGATAACAGCAAGCTGATGTAGGGGGCCAATCGATTGCCACCACCCTTGAGAGGGGGGTGTCCGAAAAAAATGAAGATCTTCAAAGGACTCTTCCAGCGCCGAAACAGGCCCTTGCTTGGGCCCGGTCAGCAACCAGGGTTGCCAACCCATCTCTTTTTGAGCACGGATCAGCGCACGGGTACGAAAAGTGTAGCCACTATGCAAAGGAAGACCATGGTCCAAAATGTGTAAAACACGCATGGCTACCCTCTGTGCTTGGATGCGAGAATGGCTTCAAACAGATTTAACTGACCAGTACTGGTGGTTTGCCAGCTAAAGCCCTCGGCATAGCTTCGGGTCTCTTCTCGGCGAGGGAGCTGGTGCAAAAGCGCCTGGAGTGATGTGACCAACGCTTGGGCCGTGCGCGGCGAGAACAGCTGGCCAGCGGCAGGACACGATACCACCTCTGGCGTCCCCCAGACGGCACTGGCAACGACGGGTGTACCACACGCCATAGCCTCTAAAAGAACATTGGCCCACCCTTCCCTGCTGGAGGCAAGAATCAAGGCATCTGCCGCCCCATAATAGGCCCGCAACTGGGTTTGATCCAAAGCCCCCACAAACCGCACCCGCTGGGCAACGCCCAATGTTTGCGCAGTCGTGCGCAACACCCCCTCCATAGGCCCTTCACCACAGATGATCAACTGCAATTCAGGCAGGTCAACCAACGCTTCAATGGCAAGCTCATGACCCTTACGGGCAATAAGGTGCCCAACAGAGAGCACAGTAGGCTGCTGCATGTCTAGTTTTTGACGAAGTTCTTGTCGGGCTTGAGGGGGCTTAAAAAAATCCAGGTCCACACCATTACGCAGAACCGTTACCCGTTCAGGGGCCACACCCAGCTCAAGCAAAGGGGTTTTCAGCGCATCACAGACCGTAATTAACCCAGCAGCCTGATCTGCCGCCCACTGGATCCAACGACGGGGTACCGTATAACGGGGAATTAAATTTAGGTCGGTACCACGGCTGGTAATGACAACCGGTATATTTAGCCACTGTCCAAGCAAGGCTGCGGCCACACCATCCGGGTACATATAGTGGGCATCAATCAACTGAAATGGCCACTGTTGATGCAGTCGGGCTATTTGCCCATACAAGGCTTTGGCCATCAGCCAGGGGGTTATGCTCATCCCTACTTTGGGGATTAAAGGATAACGGGGGTGGGTGACATCAATACCATGCCACTGGCTCTGTGCAACCACAGAAGCCCAACGTGCATAGTGACCAAAACGGGGGTGGGTCGAAGGAAACCAGGGGACAGGTGCGACAACACGACTGTGCAACTTGGACCCAGCATGGTTGTGCAACTGTGCCAAGCGCCGCCCGACAAAGATACCGTGATGGGGCATCTCAGGGTTGGGAAACAGTGTGCTGAAGGTTAGAATGCGCATCAACTTAAATACCGTCTCCAGCGACGTTAAACAGATGTTTCAGCAAAGGGTTACCAAACATTCCATACAAAAACACCTATTGTGCCTGATCCCCCACGTGAAGACCACGACTTCTGTGGCACGTTTTACGCATTAAGGCCTTAGACTCAGGCAAAGGCTATTTTCATACCCCATGCCCTGACAGACTCTTCCAGCTATGATATTAGAT encodes:
- a CDS encoding TIGR04063 family PEP-CTERM/XrtA system glycosyltransferase; this encodes MRVLHILDHGLPLHSGYTFRTRALIRAQKEMGWQPWLLTGPKQGPVSALEESFEDLHFFRTPPSQGWWQSIGPLHQLAVIQDLKQRLRLLIPQLKPQLLHAHSPALNGMAAVWASRYFKIPLVYEVRAFWEDAAVSHGQTHAGSVRYRLSRLLESHVLKQAHAVTTICDGLKTDMVARGIVEDKITLIPNAVDIERFAPLPDQGDVALREKLGFKAGPILGFIGSFYAYEGLSLLVEAVAQLREQEVACNLLLVGGGPEASALKALITQLGCGDRVRMTGRVDQTEVADYYALCDWMVYPRLSQRITETVTPLKPLESMALGRPVLVSDVGGHRELVKEGVTGLMFCAGHKQALVECLRTLPPHETRQAIIQAGRRFVTEQRTWQQSAQQYEIPYRKLVPPVG
- a CDS encoding glycosyltransferase family 4 protein is translated as MRILTFSTLFPNPEMPHHGIFVGRRLAQLHNHAGSKLHSRVVAPVPWFPSTHPRFGHYARWASVVAQSQWHGIDVTHPRYPLIPKVGMSITPWLMAKALYGQIARLHQQWPFQLIDAHYMYPDGVAAALLGQWLNIPVVITSRGTDLNLIPRYTVPRRWIQWAADQAAGLITVCDALKTPLLELGVAPERVTVLRNGVDLDFFKPPQARQELRQKLDMQQPTVLSVGHLIARKGHELAIEALVDLPELQLIICGEGPMEGVLRTTAQTLGVAQRVRFVGALDQTQLRAYYGAADALILASSREGWANVLLEAMACGTPVVASAVWGTPEVVSCPAAGQLFSPRTAQALVTSLQALLHQLPRREETRSYAEGFSWQTTSTGQLNLFEAILASKHRG